ttccggacgattcctttcaatgttttttttcccagGTTTTACGCAAAGGTTGTCACAGTATTTTCTCGCACAGTCTCGGATAAACATGGTAGCGCTTTTTAAGCTCATACACCCTGTTCTCAGACTTTTTGTTTCGGATATGAATGTGGAAGCCGGAAAGAGAAATAAACGAAAAATCACAGTCCTCAGTAATTATGCATTGACTATTTATTAACCAACAACCTTTGCCACATTtctaacaaataaaacaaatggttagcatgtaaacaaaaaccaaacggaTGTATGTTGGGTGCTACTACTGAAAATACTTCGCTTGATCGATTGAATAATATTTAATGCTGAAAAAGAAGTGATGCTAATGTTAGCTcgatggcaaaacaaaaccgaatgCGGGCAAGGAACTACCACAGCGCATTGCGTGACCATAAAATGAATACGGTTTATAGAAGTAGTCCCCCGGAAATGCTATCCACAACACTGGTGTTGTACAAAGTGTGTGTAAACTTGTAGAATCGTCACTAAATGCaacgaagaaaagaaaaaaaaacaaacaaacaaactgttgCTTCATTTTCTGCTTTAAGCGCTACCCGCCTTGGTAACGAACTCGACGAGCGTACGCATCGGGCGCCCCGACATGCCCTTCGACCCGGTGTAGCTTTGATCGCTACAATCGCCCATCACGCCGGCGATATCTACGTGCAGCCACGGTGTATCCTTCGGGACGAACTCGCGCAAGAATGCAGCGGCAGTGCAGGATCCGCCGCCCTTGCCCTTGCCCAGGTTGTTCAGATCGTAACCGTTGTGGTCACACATCTGGTCGCTGTAGTGCTTGAACAGTGGCATGCGCCACACCCGATCACCGGTCTGCGAGCCCGCCTCGTGGATCGTCTCCCacagtttgttgttgctggaaaACACGCCCGACACGCAATCGCCCAGCGCTACCTTGATGGCACCGGTCAGGGTCGCAATGTCCAGGATGAACTTTGGATTGAAGctgcaaaaaggggaaaacgcATGCGAAGCACATCACACACCACGTGGTTTGTTAAGTTGAGATGTTGACgagaaaccaaacaaaaaaaaaaaaaagctctacGCACACGTAAACAAGAGCAGTTTAAACTTACGTCGAGGCGTAACATAACGCGTCCGCCAATATAAGACGCCCCTCGGCGTCTGTGTTATCCACGCAGATGCTCTTGCCGTTCATTGCGTAAACCACGTCGCCCGGTTTGGTGGCCGTGCCGCTTGGCATGTTTTCGCACAGCGGCACAAACCCTTTCACATGCACCGGTGCCTTCAGCTGTGCCAAGGCCAGTATGGTCGACACCACGTTCGCTGCACCGCCCATGTCGGCACGCATCTGGTCCATGTTAGCCGACGGCTTCAGGCTGATGCCACCGGAATCGAACGTGATGCCC
This is a stretch of genomic DNA from Anopheles merus strain MAF chromosome 2R, AmerM5.1, whole genome shotgun sequence. It encodes these proteins:
- the LOC121590840 gene encoding cytosol aminopeptidase-like, with translation MRCFSCGPVKAGQTRIFWELGKFPAVAVAGLGDASKWDELDEIDGAKENVRIAAAAGVRALSANKIAEIAVEDMEHPQQAAEGATLANYKFQAFKSKEKQTPLPAVSFAEDASGKADWDRGVIIAEAQNFARVLMETPANHMTPTIFADTVKQRLGAANVEVVVHDEAWAKEKKMGSFLSVTNGSNEPARFLELTYRGSQDEQCVALVGKGITFDSGGISLKPSANMDQMRADMGGAANVVSTILALAQLKAPVHVKGFVPLCENMPSGTATKPGDVVYAMNGKSICVDNTDAEGRLILADALCYASTFNPKFILDIATLTGAIKVALGDCVSGVFSSNNKLWETIHEAGSQTGDRVWRMPLFKHYSDQMCDHNGYDLNNLGKGKGGGSCTAAAFLREFVPKDTPWLHVDIAGVMGDCSDQSYTGSKGMSGRPMRTLVEFVTKAGSA